In Brachypodium distachyon strain Bd21 chromosome 2, Brachypodium_distachyon_v3.0, whole genome shotgun sequence, one genomic interval encodes:
- the LOC100841428 gene encoding uncharacterized protein LOC100841428 isoform X3 encodes MPPRPTPVPIPRTRPPPLMAASAKRPSASALAALLAARRGRARLVAPLCFFLLLLLVFLRTHPSAAPPTSLPPSAGPGKVAFLFLARAGLPLDFLWDAFFRNGDEGKFSVYVHSSPGFVFDRTTTGSPYFYGRQLAKSVKVDWGEPTMVEAEKMLFAAALEDPANQRFVLLSDSCGPLYNFSHTYTYLMASPKSVVDSFTDKADMRYNPSMSPVIPKDKWRKGSQWVMLIRKHAEVVVGDKHVFQLFRKHCKMVVTKALLGRRLNAKGADEKEHDCIPDEHYVQTLFSIKGLENELERRTLTYTSWNQSSLDPKDKTTWHPMTFEYDTASPEHINAIKSIDHVNYEVEHRTEWCQCNGTSVPCFLFARKFSYSAAMHILEDGAIGLLKSAQLLVNF; translated from the exons atgccgccgcggcccacGCCGGTGCCAATCCCGCGCACGCGCCCACCCCCGCTGATGGCGGCTTCGGCGAAGAGGCCGTCCGCGTCGGCGCTGGCAGCCCTTCtggccgcccgccgcgggcgcgcgcgcctcgtcgcgccgctctgcttcttcttgctcCTCCTGTTGGTGTTCCTCCGCACCCACCcctccgcggcgccgcccacctcgCTGCCGCCCTCCGCGGGGCCTGGGAAGGtggccttcctcttcctcgcccgcgccggcctGCCGCTCGATTTCCTGTGGGACGCCTTCTTCCGC AACGGCGACGAGGGGAAGTTCTCGGTGTACGTGCACTCGTCCCCGGGCTTCGTCTTCGACCGCACCACCACCGGATCGCCCTACTTCTACGGGCGTCAACTCGCCAAGAGCGTAAAG GTGGATTGGGGCGAACCAACAATGGTCGAGGCGGAGAAGATGTTGTTCGCCGCTGCGCTTGAGGATCCAGCGAACCAGCGATTCGTTTTACTCTCTGATAG TTGTGGTCCTCTGTACAATTTCAGCCACACATATACTTACTTGATGGCTTCACCTAAAAGTGTTGTAGACAG TTTCACCGACAAGGCAGACATGCGATATAATCCAAGCATGTCACCCGTCATTCCAAAGGATAAATGGAGGAAAGGATCCCAG TGGGTAATGTTAATCAGAAAGCACGCCGAAGTTGTTGTTGGCGACAAGCATGTCTTCCAATTATTCAGAAAGCATTGTAAG ATGGTAGTGACCAAGGCTTTGCTTGGGCGCAGGCTTAATGCT AAAGGTGCTGACGAAAAGGAGCATGATTGTATTCCGGATGAACACTATGTGCAGACATTATTTTCC ATCAAAGGACTTGAAAATGAACTTGAAAGAAGAACTTTAACCTATACATCATGGAACCAGTCATCTTTGGATCCAAAAGATAAGACGACTTGGCATCCGATGACATTTGAGTATGACACAGCAAGTCCTGAGCATATCAATGCTATAAAG AGTATCGACCATGTCAACTATGAGGTGGAACACAGGACTGAGTGGTGCCAATGTAATGGTACATCCGTTCCGTGTTTTTTATTTGCCAGAAAGTTCTCTTACAGCGCAGCGATGCATATATTGGAGGATGGTGCAATTGGTCTACTAAAATCTGCTCAACTATTGGTTAACTTttaa
- the LOC100841428 gene encoding uncharacterized protein LOC100841428 isoform X2, which yields MPPRPTPVPIPRTRPPPLMAASAKRPSASALAALLAARRGRARLVAPLCFFLLLLLVFLRTHPSAAPPTSLPPSAGPGKVAFLFLARAGLPLDFLWDAFFRNGDEGKFSVYVHSSPGFVFDRTTTGSPYFYGRQLAKSVKVDWGEPTMVEAEKMLFAAALEDPANQRFVLLSDSCGPLYNFSHTYTYLMASPKSVVDSFTDKADMRYNPSMSPVIPKDKWRKGSQWVMLIRKHAEVVVGDKHVFQLFRKHCKMVVTKALLGRRLNARRLGFVFRRKQKGADEKEHDCIPDEHYVQTLFSIKGLENELERRTLTYTSWNQSSLDPKDKTTWHPMTFEYDTASPEHINAIKSIDHVNYEVEHRTEWCQCNGTSVPCFLFARKFSYSAAMHILEDGAIGLLKSAQLLVNF from the exons atgccgccgcggcccacGCCGGTGCCAATCCCGCGCACGCGCCCACCCCCGCTGATGGCGGCTTCGGCGAAGAGGCCGTCCGCGTCGGCGCTGGCAGCCCTTCtggccgcccgccgcgggcgcgcgcgcctcgtcgcgccgctctgcttcttcttgctcCTCCTGTTGGTGTTCCTCCGCACCCACCcctccgcggcgccgcccacctcgCTGCCGCCCTCCGCGGGGCCTGGGAAGGtggccttcctcttcctcgcccgcgccggcctGCCGCTCGATTTCCTGTGGGACGCCTTCTTCCGC AACGGCGACGAGGGGAAGTTCTCGGTGTACGTGCACTCGTCCCCGGGCTTCGTCTTCGACCGCACCACCACCGGATCGCCCTACTTCTACGGGCGTCAACTCGCCAAGAGCGTAAAG GTGGATTGGGGCGAACCAACAATGGTCGAGGCGGAGAAGATGTTGTTCGCCGCTGCGCTTGAGGATCCAGCGAACCAGCGATTCGTTTTACTCTCTGATAG TTGTGGTCCTCTGTACAATTTCAGCCACACATATACTTACTTGATGGCTTCACCTAAAAGTGTTGTAGACAG TTTCACCGACAAGGCAGACATGCGATATAATCCAAGCATGTCACCCGTCATTCCAAAGGATAAATGGAGGAAAGGATCCCAG TGGGTAATGTTAATCAGAAAGCACGCCGAAGTTGTTGTTGGCGACAAGCATGTCTTCCAATTATTCAGAAAGCATTGTAAG ATGGTAGTGACCAAGGCTTTGCTTGGGCGCAGGCTTAATGCT aGACGATTAGGATTTGTATTTCGGCGAAAGCAG AAAGGTGCTGACGAAAAGGAGCATGATTGTATTCCGGATGAACACTATGTGCAGACATTATTTTCC ATCAAAGGACTTGAAAATGAACTTGAAAGAAGAACTTTAACCTATACATCATGGAACCAGTCATCTTTGGATCCAAAAGATAAGACGACTTGGCATCCGATGACATTTGAGTATGACACAGCAAGTCCTGAGCATATCAATGCTATAAAG AGTATCGACCATGTCAACTATGAGGTGGAACACAGGACTGAGTGGTGCCAATGTAATGGTACATCCGTTCCGTGTTTTTTATTTGCCAGAAAGTTCTCTTACAGCGCAGCGATGCATATATTGGAGGATGGTGCAATTGGTCTACTAAAATCTGCTCAACTATTGGTTAACTTttaa
- the LOC100841428 gene encoding uncharacterized protein LOC100841428 isoform X1, translated as MPPRPTPVPIPRTRPPPLMAASAKRPSASALAALLAARRGRARLVAPLCFFLLLLLVFLRTHPSAAPPTSLPPSAGPGKVAFLFLARAGLPLDFLWDAFFRNGDEGKFSVYVHSSPGFVFDRTTTGSPYFYGRQLAKSVKVDWGEPTMVEAEKMLFAAALEDPANQRFVLLSDSCGPLYNFSHTYTYLMASPKSVVDSFTDKADMRYNPSMSPVIPKDKWRKGSQWVMLIRKHAEVVVGDKHVFQLFRKHCKMVVTKALLGRRLNARRLGFVFRRKQVAKGADEKEHDCIPDEHYVQTLFSIKGLENELERRTLTYTSWNQSSLDPKDKTTWHPMTFEYDTASPEHINAIKSIDHVNYEVEHRTEWCQCNGTSVPCFLFARKFSYSAAMHILEDGAIGLLKSAQLLVNF; from the exons atgccgccgcggcccacGCCGGTGCCAATCCCGCGCACGCGCCCACCCCCGCTGATGGCGGCTTCGGCGAAGAGGCCGTCCGCGTCGGCGCTGGCAGCCCTTCtggccgcccgccgcgggcgcgcgcgcctcgtcgcgccgctctgcttcttcttgctcCTCCTGTTGGTGTTCCTCCGCACCCACCcctccgcggcgccgcccacctcgCTGCCGCCCTCCGCGGGGCCTGGGAAGGtggccttcctcttcctcgcccgcgccggcctGCCGCTCGATTTCCTGTGGGACGCCTTCTTCCGC AACGGCGACGAGGGGAAGTTCTCGGTGTACGTGCACTCGTCCCCGGGCTTCGTCTTCGACCGCACCACCACCGGATCGCCCTACTTCTACGGGCGTCAACTCGCCAAGAGCGTAAAG GTGGATTGGGGCGAACCAACAATGGTCGAGGCGGAGAAGATGTTGTTCGCCGCTGCGCTTGAGGATCCAGCGAACCAGCGATTCGTTTTACTCTCTGATAG TTGTGGTCCTCTGTACAATTTCAGCCACACATATACTTACTTGATGGCTTCACCTAAAAGTGTTGTAGACAG TTTCACCGACAAGGCAGACATGCGATATAATCCAAGCATGTCACCCGTCATTCCAAAGGATAAATGGAGGAAAGGATCCCAG TGGGTAATGTTAATCAGAAAGCACGCCGAAGTTGTTGTTGGCGACAAGCATGTCTTCCAATTATTCAGAAAGCATTGTAAG ATGGTAGTGACCAAGGCTTTGCTTGGGCGCAGGCTTAATGCT aGACGATTAGGATTTGTATTTCGGCGAAAGCAGGTAGCG AAAGGTGCTGACGAAAAGGAGCATGATTGTATTCCGGATGAACACTATGTGCAGACATTATTTTCC ATCAAAGGACTTGAAAATGAACTTGAAAGAAGAACTTTAACCTATACATCATGGAACCAGTCATCTTTGGATCCAAAAGATAAGACGACTTGGCATCCGATGACATTTGAGTATGACACAGCAAGTCCTGAGCATATCAATGCTATAAAG AGTATCGACCATGTCAACTATGAGGTGGAACACAGGACTGAGTGGTGCCAATGTAATGGTACATCCGTTCCGTGTTTTTTATTTGCCAGAAAGTTCTCTTACAGCGCAGCGATGCATATATTGGAGGATGGTGCAATTGGTCTACTAAAATCTGCTCAACTATTGGTTAACTTttaa